In Phyllopteryx taeniolatus isolate TA_2022b chromosome 1, UOR_Ptae_1.2, whole genome shotgun sequence, the following proteins share a genomic window:
- the zfp64 gene encoding zinc finger protein 64 isoform X3 — protein MFPSGCTFKTQYGQKDMERHLKTHTGEKPFECELCHKRFSRRDKLNMHSRSHTGEKPHKCKLCPYAAADSSSLKKHLRVHYDERPFKCQICPYASRNSSQLTVHLRSHTGDAPFQCQQCDAKFKINSDLKRHIRVHSGEKPYKCDLCEYRCAMKGNLKSHVQIKHGTENAFHCAHCEFTCANKMALRQHSRQHRPVQPIQCPKCTYSCASRGALKVHERIHSEERPFKCDSCSYASKQRSNLVIHKKRFHSDTPEKSGGKRAGVDSPKSDSSRYRAKLDAARAFSCGSCSASFVREDSLRSHKKQHRETQNPLQVQVTTPLPHVMSPHDSTQLEVPVQVDSLAPYNSTQLKIIVSSAESPNKMVLLNPEHQDMMVNSMIQQVNLLAPVQPPGLSQSTEATFVPQTVLLTPLHSADDTNSPLHQTLVHPAMAAQDSGVVPQTFVTTCTELEDLSALVQEGGAEVTVVTEGNAATVTSLSPTGPAQAAGEGGGQCLSM, from the exons TATGGCCAAAAAGACATGGAGCGACACCTTAAAACCCACACTG GCGAGAAGCCGTTCGAGTGCGAGCTCTGCCACAAGCGCTTCAGCCGACGGGACAAGCTCAACATGCATAGCCGCTCGCACACAGGCGAGAAGCCTCACAAGTGCAAACTGTGCCCGTATGCGGCGGCCGACAGCAGCAGCCTGAAGAAGCACCTGCGAGTCCACTACGACGAGCGGCCCTTCAAGTGCCAGATCTGTCCCTACGCCAGCCGTAACTCCAGCCAGCTCACCGTGCACCTCCGCTCACACACCG GAGATGCACCCTTCCAGTGTCAGCAGTGTGACGCAAAGTTCAAGATCAACTCCGACTTGAAGAGACACATTCGTGTCCACTCGGGGGAGAAGCCTTACAAGTGTGACCTGTGCGAGTACCGCTGCGCCATGAAAGGTAACCTCAAGTCTCACGTTCAGATCAAACACGGCACAGAGAACGCCTTCCACTGTGCCCACTGCGAGTTCACATGCGCCAACAAGATGGCGCTGCGGCAGCACTCGCGCCAGCACCGGCCTGTTCAGCCCATTCAGTGCCCAAAGTGCACATACTCCTGCGCCAGTCGCGGGGCACTCAAAGTCCACGAGAGGATCCACTCGGAGGAGCGTCCTTTTAAGTGTGACTCTTGCAGCTATGCCTCCAAGCAGCGCAGCAACCTGGTCATCCACAAGAAGAGGTTCCACTCAGACACGCCAGAGAAGAGCGGTGGGAAAAGGGCTGGCGTTGACTCCCCGAAATCTGACAGCTCTCGTTACCGGGCCAAGCTGGACGCCGCTCGAGCCTTCAGCTGCGGCTCGTGCAGCGCTTCGTTTGTGAGGGAAGACTCGCTGAGGAGTCACAAGAAGCAACACAGAGAGACCCAGAATCCACTGCAAGTCCAAGTGACCACCCCCCTTCCCCATGTAATGTCACCGCACGACAGCACCCAGTTGGAAGTCCCGGTCCAGGTTGACTCGTTGGCCCCTTACAATAGCACACAGCTCAAAATTATCGTATCTTCTGCAGAGAGTCCCAACAAAATGGTTCTGTTGAATCCCGAACACCAGGACATGATGGTGAACTCCATGATCCAGCAAGTCAATCTGCTGGCACCTGTGCAGCCACCCGGGTTGTCCCAAAGCACAGAGGCCACCTTTGTACCCCAGACGGTCCTCTTGACACCGCTCCACTCCGCTGACGACACCAACAGCCCTCTGCACCAGACGCTGGTTCACCCGGCAATGGCCGCTCAGGATTCTGGCGTCGTCCCTCAAACGTTTGTCACCACCTGCACCGAACTGGAGGACTTGAGCGCCTTGGTTCAAGAGGGCGGCGCAGAGGTGACAGTCGTGACGGAAGGGAATGCCGCCACAGTGACGTCGTTGAGTCCGACCGGACCGGCCCAGGCTGCGGGTGAGGGTGGAGGGCAGTGCCTGAGCATGTGA